GAATACAAATTGTATATTGTAAAAAAGAAATCCTATCAGTTTGCAGATGGTGTTTAAAGTGTGTGTTAAATCTTTTTCAATAGGCTTTTTGAGTGTGTTGCTATTCCTACTGATAGGAGGAGAAGCAATTGCGCAAGAATTTATCCGTGGAAAGGTTGTTGATGCACAGACAGGGAAGGGGATTAGTCGCGTCTCCATCAACTGGGTTGGGGAGGATGGCGGCGGCGTTAGCGATACACTCGGCTATTTTAAAATTCTGGATAAAAAGCAATATAAGCAATTGGTATTTGGGGGGGTGGCTTATGAACGAAGGACAGTTGATGTACGTCGTGGACGTGATTCTGTAATGACTGTTCGGTTGACAGCGAAAGATAATACCTTGGATATGGTTGTTATTAATCGAAAAAATAAGAAGCCGAAGGATCCTGCGATTGCTTTGATAGAGCAGGTAATTGCCCATCGCTCACAAAATCATTATAGCCGTATTCCTGAAATTCGTTTTGACGAATATGAGAAGACGCAATTTGGGTTTGTGAACCCAGAAGATAAAGCAAAAAAATTTCCGAAACCATTTCGGTTTCTTTTTGAGAATATAGATTCAGCTGTATTTAGGGGAGTAACGATTGCACCATTCTATTTGGAGGAAAATTATGCGAATGTTTATTCTTCATATGATCCTAACCGAAGCAAGAAGATCGTCATCAGCCATAATCAAACCGAACTAAATCCCCGTTTTTTTAATAATGACAATTGGCAGACCCGTTTTCAAACAATACTTCGTGATGTCGATCTCTACGACAATACCATACAGGTTACGAATAAGGGTATATTGAGTCCAATAGCCACAGGCGCAACAGCCTTTTACAAATATCGTATACAGGATACCATTCAAATAGCGGGTAAAGACTATATCGAACTTCATTTTGAGGGTAAGTCTAAGATTGATTTATTGTTCTATGGTGTACTTTTGATATCAGATGATACGCGTTACGCTGTTCATCAGGCGACACTGAATATTGGAAAGACTGCAAATATCAACTGGATCAATGACGTACAGATTGATCTGGGATACAGCGAATTTAAAAATGGTAGTATGCTTCCGGTACATACTGATTTAAAAATGTTGTTTGGAGGAAGTAAATCGGACGTTTTATATGGGCGACGGGAAACGCGGTATCTGGGGCATCGGACAGATTCAATCTCAAATGAGAATTTTGTTGGTGTCCCTGTTGAAAAAAAGTACCTGCTGCAGTCTGCAACAAAAGTCCCAATAGTTCAAGTCAGACCAACACCATTAAGCAAGGCAGAATTGGGAGCCTATCAAAAAGTTGACTCCGTTCAAAACATGCGATCTTTCAATCAGTTAGTTGCATTAGGCTATCTATTGGCTAAGGGATATTATAATGCGGGGAAGGTTGAGTTCGGACCATTAGAGTATCTCTATAGTCGTAATAACTATGAAGGCAATCGTATTCGATTGAGTGGTCGGACAACGCGTTTATTTTCCGAGAAAGCATTTATAGAGGGTTATACCGCCTATGGAGATAAAGACAAGGAAATAAAATATTATCTGAGTACAGCATTCACATTAAATGGAGAACGTATTGTTCAATTCCCAGCGAACTACCTGCGTTTTACCGTCCAGCACGATGTCATGGAGCCGGGACGCAATTTAGGTTTTCTAAAAGGTGACGGATTTTTCAGGTCCTTCGGAAAGAATAGGCCGAATAAATGGCAATTCAATGATATCTATCGCCTTGATCATCTGATCGAATTTGGTAACCATGTGAGTATTGGAACAGCATTTACACATACCCGTAGACAGCCTAGGGGCGATTTATTTTATGTCAATAGTTTACCTAGTCCAGACACTATCCGTCGCGTAAATACCAACGATCTACAAGTCATCTTGCGCTGGGCTCCAAATGAAGAGTTTACTTATCATAATCTAGATCGTGGGACAGTAGAGAACAAATATCCAATTTTTACACTTCAATATAACAAGGGCTTGAAAGGCTTTTGGGGAGCAGATTATAGTTATGATGCTTTGCGATTTAGTGTGTTCAAGAGATTATTTTTATCTCCGGCTGGTCAGGCCGATCTTCAGTTTTCAGGTGGAAGGATCTGGGGGAAACATTTGCCATACACCCTATTAGAGCTTCCTGAGGTCACTAGAGATAAATCGGGGCCTTTGGTAAATTTTGACTTGATGGCCACTTCGGAATTTGCATCGGATCAGTTTTTAAAATTGACCTATTATCACAACTGGAACGGTTTTTTCTTCAATAGAATCCCTTTATTTAAAAGACTGAAATGGCGTGAAGTTACTGGCTTCAAGGCTTTCTATGGAAAATTAAGCGATGTGAATAATCCGTTTGTTACCCCTGAAAATATTCAATTTGAAGCGGATAAAGATGGTATCATTCAAACTAAAGCGGTCCGCGATAAACCTTATGTTGAAGGTTTGGTAGGCGTGGATAATATATTTAAATTACTTAGATTAGAGTATAAAAAGAGATTGAGCTACAAAGGTGGAGAAGGCGTTCCTTCAGATACCTTCACGGCATCCATACATTTTAATTTTTAGCTTTATGATCCAATATTCGAACTTAAAATATGAGGTTAAAGATAGCATTGGCTATGTAATAATCGATCGCGAGTCTCAAATGAACGCACTGAATCAAGAAACACTTGATGAACTGCAGGACATTTTCAAGAACTTTAATGCAGATAATAATGTGCGGGGTATTATATTGACCGGTGCAGGGCATAAAGCATTTGTTGCCGGTGCGGATATCAAGGAGTTTACCGACCTGACTGTCGTTCAAGCACGTTGGTTGAGCGAGCGCGGCCATATCATATTTACAGATCTTATTGAGGCAGCTCCAAAACCCGTTATAGCCGCTATTAATGGTTATGCGTTAGGGGGGGGGCTTGAGATGGCATTAGCCTGTCATATACGTATCGCTTCTGAAAATGCAAAAATGGGACTCCCGGAGGTTTCACTGGGATTAATACCGGGTTACGGAGGTACGCAGCGCCTGCCCGCATTAATAGGAAAGGGGCGAGCGATGCAGATGATCTTGACCGGCGATATGATTGATGCGCAAAAAGCTTACGAAATGGGCATGGTTAACGAGGTCGTTCCGCAGGAAAAGCTAATCGCTAGAGCAGAGGAGATCCTTCAAAAAATATTTACGCGGTCACGTGTTGCGGTTGCCAATGCCATAGATGCCATCAATGCCGCCGGAGATAAAAAGCGGGATGGTAGTAAGGTGGAGATGGATGCATTTGGTCATTTATTCGGAACGGATGACTTCAAAGAAGGAGTTTCCGCTTTTCTTGAAAAAAGATCACCCAAATTTCCACTGTAAAAATAGCTTTACCCTCGAGATTACACGAAGTAGGGGAATTATAAATTTGGTCTGACAATCTTCTTTCATCGAGGAGTGAATCGCAGGCAAAAACCTATCTGAAATAGTTGCTGTCTAAATAGGTTGCTATAAAAAAACTACTGCTGCAGACTATTGTGCTTAAAATATGCCCCTTCAGAGAATGCTATTTTTTGTGGTGTCTGTGCCCTCTGAATTGAGAACTTGTATAATTTAACCAACACTATTTCTGATACTTTTTCCGGTAATCTTGTGGGGACATCTTCATTTCTTTGGTAAAAGCTTTTGAAAAATGAAATGGATCATAGAAATTCAATTTGAAAGCGATCTCTTTAATTTTCAGTAACGTAAATTGTAAATACGAACAGGCTCTTTGCATGCGTAATTGATTGTAGTACACCATGGGTGGATAGGATGTTTTCTGCTTGAAGAGGTTAATCAAGTGCGACTTTGAATAATTGAAATGAGTTGAAATTTCATCTAAACTAATGTTATTTTCTAGATTGTCCTTCATAAACATGATGATATCCTGAATGATATTATCTACCTTAACTCGATTGTTTTCCTCGTATTGAGTGGAATATTTGATAGAGGCCAAAAAATATTGAAGGCAGAAGCTCGTGTATTCTAAATTCTCTGGACTATAGCCCATTTCCAAGTTTTGGTAGATACTTTCGAACAGCTGAAAACGATCAGTATGTTTATTTGAGTCCGTATCATTGATATGAATGATCTGCCCGATTATGTTTTCAAAAAGGGAAGCCTCAGTGCCTTGAAAGTGAATCCAATAAATACTCCAGGGATCATTGGTCTTGGATCCATAAGAGTGTGTTGTGTTTTTGGGAATGATATAAAGGTCGTTCCTAGAGAGATTATATAGCATTTCGTCTTGTTTGATCCAACCGCGGCCTTTCTCACAATAGATCAAAATATATTCTGTACAGCCTTCCTGCCGATCGCGATAATGCTTTTTTGCAGTCGGATAGTAGCCGATATGTGTGATATGCAATTTTGAAGTGATATTATTCTGTGCTTGATAGTTGCACACAGAATAAGGAAGCACAATAGCCTTCTCTCCTTTGAATCCTTCTGCAATTACATCTGTGTCTCGAATCATAAGTTAGGAAATTTGGTGTATGCTGTAAAAATAATAATATTTTACATGTTTATCGTGCTCACTTACATGATTCTCATGCAGTAATCCTGTAATTTTACGTCAATAAATCTAAATATGTAAATTCTTATGCAAAAGACCGCGACGACGTATTTGCTGTTAATCACTTTTGTGGCCGCTATTGGTGGGTTTCTTTTTGGCTACGATTGGGTTGTCATTGGCGGGGCAAAACCTTTCTATGAGGCATATTTTCATTTGGAATCTGACCCAGCGCTTCAAGGTTGGGCGATGTCGTCAGCGATTGTAGGCAGCTTTATCGGCGTATTACTTTCAGGAGGTTTGGCAGATCGTTTTGGCCGCAAACCATTGATCTATACCGCCGCAATTCTATTTATTATCTCTGCAGTAGGAACGGGTATGGCTGCTGACCTTAACATCTTCATTATCTATCGAGTGCTAGGGGGGATTGGTATAGGTGTAGCTTCCAATTTGGCGCCGATGTATATTGCTGAGATAGCTCCTGCGGAGAGCCGTGGAAAATTTGTTTCGATCAACCAACTGACAATTGTATTGGGTATACTCGCCGCGCAAATTGTCAATTGGCTGATTGCAAAACCTGTGTTGCCTGACGAGGTTATTGCTGCAACATGGAATGGACAGCAGGGCTGGCGATGGATGTTTTGGGCCGGAGCGATTCCGGCAGTTATTTTTTTACTGTTGCTTTTCCTAATCCCGGAAAGCCCCAGATGGCTATACAATAAAGGAAAACATGAAGAGGCCAGACGTATCTTTTTGCGGATGGGTGGTGATTATTATGCTAACGAAAACATGGCTTCCATTGATGCCGCCAATAAAAACCATGATAACCTAAAGAAAAGGAACCTATTTAAGGGGAAATTATTGCAGTTGTTGCTACTCGGAAGTTTTATCGCAGTCTTTCAACAATGGTGTGGTATCAACGTGATCTTTAATTATGCGCAAGAGATTTTTACAGCTGCGGGATACACGGTTTCGGGGATGCTCTTCAATATTATTATAACCGGTGTGATCAATGTCATATTTACCTTCGTAGGCATGTATATGGTCGATAGGGTTGGACGCCGCGCATTAATGTTGTTCGGTGCTGCAGGACTTTTTGGTATTTATGCGGCTTTAGGTGCTTGCTACTATTTCAATTGCAGCGGCATCTTTGTACTTCTTCTGGTATTAGCTGGAATTGCGGTTTATGCGATGACATTGGCGCCAGTGACCTGGGTTATCATTGCTGAAATTTTCCCTACGGCGGTTAGAGCCCAAGCTATGGCTATAGCTACCTCGCTGTTATGGATAGCATGTTTCGTACTTACCTATACCTTTCCGATGTTGAATCAAAGCTTGGGCGCAGCGGGCACATTTTGGCTGTATGGAATAGTCTGCTTGATTGGCTATGTCTTTTTGTGGGGG
The window above is part of the Sphingobacterium sp. ML3W genome. Proteins encoded here:
- a CDS encoding enoyl-CoA hydratase-related protein, with product MIQYSNLKYEVKDSIGYVIIDRESQMNALNQETLDELQDIFKNFNADNNVRGIILTGAGHKAFVAGADIKEFTDLTVVQARWLSERGHIIFTDLIEAAPKPVIAAINGYALGGGLEMALACHIRIASENAKMGLPEVSLGLIPGYGGTQRLPALIGKGRAMQMILTGDMIDAQKAYEMGMVNEVVPQEKLIARAEEILQKIFTRSRVAVANAIDAINAAGDKKRDGSKVEMDAFGHLFGTDDFKEGVSAFLEKRSPKFPL
- a CDS encoding DUF5686 family protein — translated: MVFKVCVKSFSIGFLSVLLFLLIGGEAIAQEFIRGKVVDAQTGKGISRVSINWVGEDGGGVSDTLGYFKILDKKQYKQLVFGGVAYERRTVDVRRGRDSVMTVRLTAKDNTLDMVVINRKNKKPKDPAIALIEQVIAHRSQNHYSRIPEIRFDEYEKTQFGFVNPEDKAKKFPKPFRFLFENIDSAVFRGVTIAPFYLEENYANVYSSYDPNRSKKIVISHNQTELNPRFFNNDNWQTRFQTILRDVDLYDNTIQVTNKGILSPIATGATAFYKYRIQDTIQIAGKDYIELHFEGKSKIDLLFYGVLLISDDTRYAVHQATLNIGKTANINWINDVQIDLGYSEFKNGSMLPVHTDLKMLFGGSKSDVLYGRRETRYLGHRTDSISNENFVGVPVEKKYLLQSATKVPIVQVRPTPLSKAELGAYQKVDSVQNMRSFNQLVALGYLLAKGYYNAGKVEFGPLEYLYSRNNYEGNRIRLSGRTTRLFSEKAFIEGYTAYGDKDKEIKYYLSTAFTLNGERIVQFPANYLRFTVQHDVMEPGRNLGFLKGDGFFRSFGKNRPNKWQFNDIYRLDHLIEFGNHVSIGTAFTHTRRQPRGDLFYVNSLPSPDTIRRVNTNDLQVILRWAPNEEFTYHNLDRGTVENKYPIFTLQYNKGLKGFWGADYSYDALRFSVFKRLFLSPAGQADLQFSGGRIWGKHLPYTLLELPEVTRDKSGPLVNFDLMATSEFASDQFLKLTYYHNWNGFFFNRIPLFKRLKWREVTGFKAFYGKLSDVNNPFVTPENIQFEADKDGIIQTKAVRDKPYVEGLVGVDNIFKLLRLEYKKRLSYKGGEGVPSDTFTASIHFNF
- a CDS encoding sugar porter family MFS transporter — its product is MQKTATTYLLLITFVAAIGGFLFGYDWVVIGGAKPFYEAYFHLESDPALQGWAMSSAIVGSFIGVLLSGGLADRFGRKPLIYTAAILFIISAVGTGMAADLNIFIIYRVLGGIGIGVASNLAPMYIAEIAPAESRGKFVSINQLTIVLGILAAQIVNWLIAKPVLPDEVIAATWNGQQGWRWMFWAGAIPAVIFLLLLFLIPESPRWLYNKGKHEEARRIFLRMGGDYYANENMASIDAANKNHDNLKKRNLFKGKLLQLLLLGSFIAVFQQWCGINVIFNYAQEIFTAAGYTVSGMLFNIIITGVINVIFTFVGMYMVDRVGRRALMLFGAAGLFGIYAALGACYYFNCSGIFVLLLVLAGIAVYAMTLAPVTWVIIAEIFPTAVRAQAMAIATSLLWIACFVLTYTFPMLNQSLGAAGTFWLYGIVCLIGYVFLWGQLKETKGKSLEEIEQEWSDEAITP
- a CDS encoding AraC family transcriptional regulator, with product MIRDTDVIAEGFKGEKAIVLPYSVCNYQAQNNITSKLHITHIGYYPTAKKHYRDRQEGCTEYILIYCEKGRGWIKQDEMLYNLSRNDLYIIPKNTTHSYGSKTNDPWSIYWIHFQGTEASLFENIIGQIIHINDTDSNKHTDRFQLFESIYQNLEMGYSPENLEYTSFCLQYFLASIKYSTQYEENNRVKVDNIIQDIIMFMKDNLENNISLDEISTHFNYSKSHLINLFKQKTSYPPMVYYNQLRMQRACSYLQFTLLKIKEIAFKLNFYDPFHFSKAFTKEMKMSPQDYRKKYQK